A window from Cryptomeria japonica chromosome 1, Sugi_1.0, whole genome shotgun sequence encodes these proteins:
- the LOC131053098 gene encoding TLC domain-containing protein At5g14285, translating to MFGLAGAVAFFITQYSLAYFILFRKYRKPERWEAASCTISMAHGPLVTVLAAYDIAVSKWQLDAPNTGLERAVMEYSIAYFMVDLFHYLLFVPGKLLFVAHHLATAFVMASCRFYAGHGAQALMALLCVAEITSACQNTWSLSMFAMHVEPTRARRIHEAVCVPFYVLYSVARGIVAPLLAWRLSCFYLGGRADGVMPRWLVQCWMGIVVLAILASVLWVVDLWVEFFRACRKKNSVKVC from the coding sequence atgttTGGATTAGCAGGGGCTGTGGCGTTTTTCATTACACAGTATTCATTAGCATACTTCATTTTATTCAGAAAGTACAGGAAACCAGAGCGGTGGGAGGCAGCGAGCTGTACAATATCCATGGCCCACGGTCCCCTGGTAACAGTCCTGGCGGCCTATGACATTGCTGTTTCGAAATGGCAGCTGGACGCCCCTAATACAGGGCTAGAGAGGGCCGTGATGGAGTACAGTATAGCCTATTTCATGGTGGATTTGTTCCATTACTTGCTGTTTGTGCCAGGGAAGCTGCTTTTCGTTGCCCACCATCTGGCCACCGCCTTTGTCATGGCGAGCTGTCGTTTCTATGCAGGGCATGGTGCACAGGCTCTAATGGCCTTGCTCTGTGTGGCGGAGATCACGAGTGCTTGCCAGAACACTTGGTCTTTGTCGATGTTTGCAATGCATGTTGAGCCCACAAGGGCAAGGAGAATCCATGAGGCGGTTTGTGTTCCATTCTATGTCTTGTACAGCGTGGCAAGAGGAATTGTGGCGCCCCTGCTTGCGTGGCGGCTGAGCTGTTTCTATTTGGGTGGCAGGGCAGATGGTGTTATGCCCAGGTGGTTGGTGCAGTGCTGGATGGGCATTGTGGTCTTGGCTATATTGGCTAGTGTCTTGTGGGTTGTTGATTTGTGGGTTGAGTTTTTTAGAGCTTGTAGGAAGAAGAATTCAGTGAAGGTGTGCTGA